One region of Dysidea avara chromosome 1, odDysAvar1.4, whole genome shotgun sequence genomic DNA includes:
- the LOC136262993 gene encoding muscle, skeletal receptor tyrosine protein kinase-like, with translation MYQLTIPVVQLSDEGWYCCVATNEDGNTEKCIWLDVKTPPTITSSPMDITIRTGSENVNTLQCSATGMGPIHYQWEKYQPSDGSWIKAFSIVVNITSPKLIFSEIREEDEGVYHCIVTNDDGSVVSDNATVTVYGECSVSPNY, from the exons ATGTATCAACTGACAATTCCTGTTGTGCAATTATCAGATGAAGGATGGTACTGTTGTGTGGCCACTAATGAAGATGGTAATACTGAAAAATGTATTTGGTTAGATGTAAAAA CACCACCAACCATAACCAGTTCACCAATGGACATCACCATTAGAACAGGAAGTGAAAATGTTAATACattacagtgttcagctactgGAATGGGTCCCATTCATTACCAGTGGGAGAAATATCAACCATCTGATGGTAGCTGGATAAAAGCTTTCAGTATAGTTGTGAATATCACATCACCTAAACTGATATTTAGTGAGATCAGAGAAGAAGATGAAGGTGTCTATCACTGTATTGTTACTAATGATGATGGTAGTGTAGTATCTGATAATGCTACTGTTACTGTGTATGGTGAGTGTAGTGTGTCACCTAATTACTGA
- the LOC136263078 gene encoding uncharacterized protein, with the protein MTCEANKASTSGGAIYSQENTSIRVNRNLKVTFSDNRAQYGGAVYSRGSSLISFDGSTTVIYNNNASISGGAIYSDKKCYITFDSNSMVSFYDNTAAYGRAVFSINYSKMSFDGNTLVTYKGNVAGSRGGAVIAADISSITFNGNSEVTFLDNVAVFGGAIFSRSHCFTLFDGKTKATFKDNVASVDGGAVYFYGNCNMAIDGNSNVMFVDNDAVFGGAMYFRSYSAILFDSTVTYEGNGASKFAGAIYALENSSITYDGNSKVLFNNNTSYYGGAVFTLTYTNILFGGNTTVTYNSDKVSEGGGAVYSNKNCNITFDVTYKGNEVSNFGGGVNCYENCNIAFDDDSKVTFGDNRAKFGGAVVSASYSQITFDKNSTVTYRSNKAGISGGAIYSDENSNITFARHSIVTFYDNSAILGGAVLSLDYSVVSFDADTTVAYKDNKASEHGGAIGDNEAKYGRAVFLGESSEISFDGNTTVTCKGNKANENGGAIVSNDNCSVTFNGNSKVIFSGNKATTAGGAVFCRGVVVGESRHQELDGTRFVPIACMLFEGISVIGKEISDKTNFSMTITSYGNSDTSIIKRGYWFGIVDANLTTVAVCPNNYCNFTCCETTDEFYYLSPVRLNQCSSHRCGTVCGSCEEGYTLSFDSAKCCLCMLDILLDQNLYVSQGLFTFVSIMSSAAKVTPQFLGQFCLVKNMSGIDQQVIHYVHPLAVTIIVGVICLTARMSYRFSAFVSRRIIQVICCLLLLSYTSVATTSLMLLRSVTFHNVNKVYTFLSPDIEYFNGRHLPFGIIAILCTLVIVISLPLLLLLEPFLNHKINFTRIKPLLDQFQGCYKDKYRSFAAYYMICRLVIVSIIIINSSNNTTTLVLLLLTSMLLALTQLIIKPYKHKTLNVFDGVVLQIMIFSSVISLFDGFNTEVLSAVIIILVILPIIAFVTMELIVYKDSIKKILVYIKPKPVDNNDLSPMSDISFVMDDSMRKNATIVDM; encoded by the exons ATGACCTGTGAAGCTAACAAAGCCAGCACAAGTGGAGGAGCAATTTACTCTCAGGAGAATACCAGCATCAGAGTTAACAGAAACCTAAAAGTGACATTTAGTGACAATAGAGCTCAATATGGTGGAGCAGTATACTCTAGAGGTAGTTCACTAATATCATTTGATGGGAGCACTACAGTGATTTACAACAACAATGCCAGCATTAGTGGAGGAGCAATTTATTCtgataagaaatgttatatcacATTTGATAGCAACTCAATGGTGTCATTTTATGACAATACTGCTGCATACGGAAGAGCAGTGTTCTCTATAAATTATTCAAAGATGTCATTTGATGGGAACACATTAGTAACTTATAAAGGTAATGTCGCTGGCTCACGTGGAGGAGCTGTTATAGCAGCTGACATCTCCAGTATCACATTTAATGGTAACTCAGAAGTGACATTTCTTGACAATGTTGCTGTATTCGGAGGAGCAATATTCTCTAGAAGTCATTGTTTTACATTGTTTGATGGAAAAACAAAGGCGACTTTTAAAGATAATGTAGCCAGTGTAGATGGAGGTGCTGTTTATTTTTATGGGAATTGCAACATGGCAATTGATGGAAACTCAAATGTGATGTTTGTTGACAATGATGCTGTGTTTGGAGGAGCAATGTACTTTAGAAGTTATTCTGCCATATTATTTGATAGTACAGTGACTTATGAAGGCAATGGAGCTAGTAAATTTGCAGGTGCTATCTATGCTCTGGAGAACTCCAGCATCACCTATGATGGGAACTCAAAAGTATTATTCAATAACAATACATCTTATTATGGAGGAGCAGTGTTCACTCTAACTTATACAAATATATTGTTTGGTGGAAACACAACAGTCACATACAACAGTGACAAAGTCAGTGAGGGTGGAGGAGCtgtgtactctaataaaaaCTGCAACattacatttgatg TCACCTATAAAGGTAATGAAGTCAGTAACTTTGGAGGAGGTGTAAATTGCTATGAGAACTGTAACATTGCATTTGATGATGACTCAAAAGTGACATTTGGTGACAACAGAGCTAAATTTGGTGGAGCAGTGGTCTCTGCAAGTTATTCACAAATAACATTTGATAAAAACAGTACAGTGACATACCGCAGTAACAAAGCAGGCATAAGTGGTGGAGCAATTTATTCTGATGAGAATTCCAACATCACATTTGCTAGACACTCAATAGTCACATTTTATGACAACAGTGCCATACTGGGGGGAGCTGTATTATCTTTAGATTATTCTGTTGTATCATTTGATGCGGACACAACAGTAGCATATAAAGATAACAAAGCCAGTGAACATGGAGGAGCTATTGG TGACAATGAAGCTAAATATGGCAGAGCTGTGTTCTTAGGTGAGTCTTCAGAAATATCATTTGATGGGAATACAACAGTGACATGTAAAGGTAACAAAGCCAATGAAAATGGCGGAGCTATAGTCTCTAATGATAACTGCAGTGTCACTTTTAATGGAAACTCAAAAGTGATATTTAGTGGCAACAAAGCTACAACAGCAGGTGGTGCTGTGTTTTGCA GAGGTGTGGTAGTGGGTGAAAGTCGACATCAAGAACTAGATGGTACAAGGTTTGTCCCTATTGCTTGTATGCTATTTGAAGGTATCAGTGTGATAGGAAAAGAGATTTCTGATAAAACGAATTTCTCAATGACTATCACATCATATGGTAACAGTGA CACATCAATCATCAAAAGAGGCTACTGGTTTGGTATTGTTGATGCTAATTTAACGACAGTGGCAGTTTGTCCTAACAATTACTGCAACTTTACTTGTTGTGAAACAACTGATGAATTTTACTACCTCTCACCAGTGAGACTGAATCAGTGTAGTTCACACAGATGTGGAACTGTttgtggtagttgtgaagaAGGCTACACTCTCTCATTTGATTCTGCAAAATGT TGTTTGTG TATGCTGGATATTTTACTGGatcaaaatttgtatgtatcTCAAGGACTGTTTACTTTTGTTAGCATTATGTCTAGTGCAGCTAAAGTAACACCACAGTTTCTAGGACAGTTTTGTTTGGTAAAGAATATGAGTGGAATTGATCAACAAGTTATTCATTATGTACATCCACTAGCTGTCACCATCATTGTAGGAGTGATCTGCCTAACAGCAAGAATGTCTTACAGGTTCTCAGCATTTGTAAGCCGCAGAATTATCCAAGTCATCTGTTGTCTATTACTGCTATCATACACATCTGTGGCCACAACTTCATTAATGCTGTTGAGATCAGTGACATTTCATAATGTGAATAAGGTTTACACTTTCCTGTCACCTGACATTGAATATTTTAATGGTCGCCATCTTCCTTTTGGGATCATAGCAATATTATGTACACTAGTAATTGTGATCAGTCTACCACTTCTGCTTCTACTTGAGCCTTTCCTTAACCACAAAATCAACTTTACTAGGATAAAACCATTACttgatcagtttcaaggatgttacaaagacaAGTATCGTTCATTTGCTGCCTATTACATGATTTGTCGCCTGGTGATAGTTTCAATTATCATCATCAATTCATCCAACAACACCACCACCCTAGTCTTACTACTCCTGACCAGTATGCTGCTCGCCTTGACACAACTGATAATTAAGCCATACAAACACAAAACTCTTAATGTTTTTGATGGTGTGGTGTTACAAATAATGATTTTTTCCTCAGTGATATCCCTTTTTGATGGATTTAATACAGAAGTGTTATCagcagttattattattttagtcATTCTACCAATAATAGCATTTGTCACAATGGAGCTAATTGTATACAAGGACAGCATCAAGAAGATTCTTGTATACATTAAACCCAAACCTGTTGACAACAATGATTTATCCCCCATGAGTGATATTTCTTTTGTAATGGATGACAGCATGAGGAAGAATGCTACTATAGTTGACATGTGA